Below is a genomic region from Leptospira barantonii.
CCTTCAGGCGGTGGGGGCGGGGGAGCCGATGCACCTTCCTTTGCGGATATTTCAGCGGCGCTTGGACCTTCTTCCACTCCGGCTCCGTCGGCTCCAAGACCTTCTTCCAGACAATCTTCTCCGACCCAATCTACGAACTTAAACTTACTCATGGACGTGAACCTGGCTCTTACCGTTGAGCTTGGGAGAACGAACATGTATATCAAAGACGTAAACGGTCTGAACGAGGGTATTGTCGTAGAATTGGATAAGAACGTCGGTGAAGATTTGGATATTCTTGCCAATGGTCGTTTGGTCGGAAGAGGAAAGCTCGTGGCAATGGATGACTTTTACGGAATTCAGATCACCGAGATCGTGGAACAAAGTCGTCGACTTTGATTTTGTAAGAGTTCCCACAACGTTTGTCGGGAAAATTTTTGAGTCCTCGCTGGGTGTATGAGTTCCCACAAATTTCGAATATTATAAAATTCGCTGATTCCTCAATGTCGTTTTTAGAATTTTCCCGCGCTCCTTTGGGCAAAACGCGCGGGAAAAATTCAGCAATTCAAAATCTAATTCTTCGAATCCGTAGTTCCTAAAACGGATTTCAAAATCGAACGGAAGTTCGTGAGATTCAAAGGAAGAACGATTTCCGTTTTTTTACCGGAGATCTTCTCAAATTCTTTGATGAATTTCTGACCGATTCTCAGTTTTACCGCGTCCTTTCCACCTTTGGTATTGATCGATCCTGCGAGAAGTTCGATACCTTTGGCGGTAGCGGTTGCGATCGCTTCCACTTCCTTGGCGACCCCTTCGGCTTCGTTGATTCTTTTTTGTTTTTCCCCTTGCGATTTGTTGATCGCTTCTTCTTTAAAACCGAGAGAACGGTTGATTCTCGCGTCACGATCCCCTTCGGAAAGAGAGATCTGGGCCTTCTTTGAAATCTGAGCCTTCTTTTCTTTTTCCATCGCCTCTAAGATGGATTTGGGGGGAGTGATGTTCACGATCTCGTAACGATTCACTTTGATTCCCCAAGGCTCGGTGGCCTGGTCCAATACCTCGAGAATTTTACTGTTGATCGCGTCTCTGGTTTCAAACGTAACATCCAAGTCCATCGTTCCGATGATCGCTCTCATCGTTGTTTGCGCTAATTGAGAAGAAGCGAATTGATAGTCGTTGATTCCATAACTCGCCTTATGCGGATCGAGCACTTTCAAATAAAGAATTCCGTCCATCTCCACCTTCACGTTGTCCTTGGTGATACAGGTCTGAGGAGGAACGTCAGTCGCTTGTTCCTTGAGCGTGTGATAGTAGGCGTCTTTTTCGATAAAGGGCCAAAGAAGATGAAGACCAGCGTGTAAGGTTCTGCTGTACTTTCCGAATTTTTCCACGACGATACAATCCTGTGCGGAAACGATTCGAATGGAACGATAGAGTTTATATGCAAAGTAGATTCCGAACAAGGTCCAGAATATCATTACGAATGTGGTTTGGAATGTTTCCATTTTACTGACCTTCCTTCTCTTTCGGAGTTTTGATTTCCGGTAACTTTCCGGTTACTTTGGAAAGACCTTCGAACACACCGGCGATGTTTGCGAGCTCCGCGGGGAGAATGGTGGTTTTGGAAACGCTTAAAATTTCTCCGAGACCGGTGAGATAATCTTCCGTGATTTGGAGATTGACCGCTTCACCGCCGCCTTCCAAAGAAATCGCTTCGGAGATCATCTGAATCCCTTTTGCCTTTGCCGCGGCGATCAACTCGATCTCCAAAGCCTTACCTTCGGCTTCGTTGATCTTTTTCATCTTTTCTCCTTCGGAAACGTTGATCGCTTCTTCCTTCTCGCCGACCGAACGATTGATTCTGGAAAGTTTTTCGCCTTCCGAGATCGTAATTTCCGCTCTTTTTACGCGTTCGGCTTTTACCTGTTCTTCCATCTCGTGAAGAATTTCTTTCGGAGGAGAAATGTTTTTGATTTCGTATCGGGTTACCTTGATTCCCCAAGGTTCGGTCGCCTCGTCTAAAGCGCGCACAACGTGGGAGTTGATATCGTCTCTTTCCGCGAAGGTCTGATCCAAAATCAACTTACCGATTTCGGAACGAAGAGTGGTTTGTGCAAGCTGTTGTGTGGCGAGCATATAATTCTGAATCGCATACGACGCCTTATACGCGTCTACCACTCTTAAGTAAAGAATTCCGTCCACAGCGATCGAAACGTTGTCCTTTGTGATACACATCTGAGGAGGAATGTCTATGGCGATCTCTTTGAGAGTTTGTCTGTATTTTACGACTTCGATGACGGGCCAGAGAAAATGAAATCCCGCTTCCAAAGCGCCTTTAAAAACTCCCACGCGTTCCACGACGTAACAATACTGTTGCGGAACGATGATGAACGTCTTGCGAATCAGATAGATCAACGCTATGAAGAATAACGTGAATAAAAAACCTGCAGACATAGTATCTCCTTTTTATTTTAAAATCAGAATCATTCTTCCGGAAGTTCCAAGGGTTCCACGAGAAAGGTGAGATTGTCGCGACTCAAAATTCTCGCCTTACTTCCTTTTGGAATCCTGGATTTTTTGGAAACCGCGTCCCATTCCACGCCTTGAAATAGAACTCTTCCGCCCTTTCTTTCCACAAGAACGTCTTTGACGACCGGAACCAATCTTCCGATCTGATCGTTTTCGGGAACCGCGTGTTCCGTCTGAGCGGGAAAGATTTTTCGGATCGTAGCGCTTCCCACGTAGATCAGAATCGTGGAAAGAGAGGCCCAAATACCGAGTTGCCAGCTTAGGGAAATGTCGAAAAAATAAACGACAATGCCAGTGATAATTCCGGAGGTTCCCAAGAAAGCGACGAAGGTTCCCGGGATAAAAAATTCCGCGAGAATGAGAAGAAC
It encodes:
- the fliN gene encoding flagellar motor switch protein FliN — protein: PSGGGGGGADAPSFADISAALGPSSTPAPSAPRPSSRQSSPTQSTNLNLLMDVNLALTVELGRTNMYIKDVNGLNEGIVVELDKNVGEDLDILANGRLVGRGKLVAMDDFYGIQITEIVEQSRRL
- a CDS encoding SPFH domain-containing protein, which gives rise to METFQTTFVMIFWTLFGIYFAYKLYRSIRIVSAQDCIVVEKFGKYSRTLHAGLHLLWPFIEKDAYYHTLKEQATDVPPQTCITKDNVKVEMDGILYLKVLDPHKASYGINDYQFASSQLAQTTMRAIIGTMDLDVTFETRDAINSKILEVLDQATEPWGIKVNRYEIVNITPPKSILEAMEKEKKAQISKKAQISLSEGDRDARINRSLGFKEEAINKSQGEKQKRINEAEGVAKEVEAIATATAKGIELLAGSINTKGGKDAVKLRIGQKFIKEFEKISGKKTEIVLPLNLTNFRSILKSVLGTTDSKN
- a CDS encoding SPFH domain-containing protein; translated protein: MSAGFLFTLFFIALIYLIRKTFIIVPQQYCYVVERVGVFKGALEAGFHFLWPVIEVVKYRQTLKEIAIDIPPQMCITKDNVSIAVDGILYLRVVDAYKASYAIQNYMLATQQLAQTTLRSEIGKLILDQTFAERDDINSHVVRALDEATEPWGIKVTRYEIKNISPPKEILHEMEEQVKAERVKRAEITISEGEKLSRINRSVGEKEEAINVSEGEKMKKINEAEGKALEIELIAAAKAKGIQMISEAISLEGGGEAVNLQITEDYLTGLGEILSVSKTTILPAELANIAGVFEGLSKVTGKLPEIKTPKEKEGQ
- a CDS encoding NfeD family protein — its product is MPDFLSNLPVTIWIGGGVLLILAEFFIPGTFVAFLGTSGIITGIVVYFFDISLSWQLGIWASLSTILIYVGSATIRKIFPAQTEHAVPENDQIGRLVPVVKDVLVERKGGRVLFQGVEWDAVSKKSRIPKGSKARILSRDNLTFLVEPLELPEE